Proteins from a single region of Streptococcus mitis:
- a CDS encoding M23 family metallopeptidase: MKSTTKKIKTTLAGVAALFTVFAPSFVSAQESSTYTVKEGDTLSEIAETHNTTVEKLAENNHIDNIHMIYVGQELVIDGPVAPAATPAPTTYAAPAAQDETVSAPAAETTEVAEEAAPVASAPAAEETVTTAETSAPAATVSGSEAEAKEWIAQKESGGSYTATNGQYIGRYQLTDSYLNGDYSAANQERVADAYVAGRYGSWSAAKNFWLNNGWY; the protein is encoded by the coding sequence ATGAAATCAACAACTAAAAAGATTAAAACAACTCTTGCAGGAGTAGCTGCCTTGTTTACAGTATTTGCTCCATCATTTGTATCTGCCCAAGAATCATCAACTTACACTGTTAAAGAAGGTGATACACTTTCAGAAATCGCTGAAACTCACAACACAACTGTTGAGAAATTGGCAGAAAACAACCACATTGACAACATCCATATGATTTATGTTGGTCAAGAGTTGGTTATCGATGGCCCTGTAGCGCCTGCTGCAACACCAGCGCCAACTACTTATGCAGCACCAGCTGCTCAAGATGAAACTGTTTCAGCTCCAGCAGCAGAAACTACAGAAGTAGCAGAAGAAGCAGCTCCAGTGGCAAGCGCACCTGCAGCAGAAGAAACTGTTACTACAGCAGAAACTTCAGCACCAGCTGCAACTGTAAGCGGATCTGAAGCAGAAGCTAAAGAATGGATTGCTCAAAAAGAATCAGGTGGTAGCTACACAGCTACAAACGGCCAATACATTGGACGTTACCAATTGACAGATTCATACTTGAACGGTGACTACTCAGCTGCTAACCAAGAACGTGTAGCAGATGCCTATGTTGCAGGACGTTACGGTTCATGGTCAGCTGCTAAAAACTTCTGGCTTAACAACGGCTGGTATTAA
- the sdaAB gene encoding L-serine ammonia-lyase, iron-sulfur-dependent subunit beta has protein sequence MKSLRFQSVFDIIGPVMIGPSSSHTAGAVRIGKIVSSIFDDTPTEVEFQLFNSFAKTYRGHGTDLALVAGILGMDTDDPEIPNSLEIAHKRGIKIVWTIQKDSNAPHPNTTKITVKNAHKTISVTGISIGGGNIQVTELNGFAVSLNMNTPTIIIVHQDIPGMIALVTEALSRYGINIAQMNVTREKAGEKAIMIIEVDSRNCDEAIEEIRKIPHLHNVNFFK, from the coding sequence ATGAAATCACTTCGTTTTCAATCTGTCTTTGATATCATCGGACCAGTTATGATTGGCCCATCTAGTAGCCATACAGCTGGTGCTGTTCGTATTGGGAAGATTGTCTCTTCCATTTTTGATGATACTCCGACAGAAGTCGAATTCCAACTATTTAACTCATTTGCCAAGACCTATCGTGGTCACGGGACAGACCTAGCCCTTGTTGCAGGTATTTTGGGCATGGATACAGATGATCCTGAAATTCCGAATAGTCTGGAGATTGCCCACAAGCGTGGCATCAAGATTGTCTGGACTATTCAGAAAGACAGCAATGCTCCTCACCCAAACACCACTAAAATTACTGTCAAAAATGCCCACAAGACTATCAGTGTGACTGGTATTTCTATCGGTGGAGGGAATATTCAGGTCACCGAACTCAATGGCTTTGCCGTCTCTCTCAATATGAATACACCGACTATCATTATCGTTCATCAAGATATTCCAGGCATGATTGCCCTCGTAACAGAGGCCCTTTCACGCTATGGTATCAATATCGCCCAGATGAATGTTACTCGTGAAAAAGCTGGTGAAAAAGCCATTATGATTATCGAAGTCGACAGTCGCAACTGTGATGAGGCCATCGAAGAAATTCGAAAAATCCCTCATCTCCACAATGTCAATTTCTTTAAATAG
- the sdaAA gene encoding L-serine ammonia-lyase, iron-sulfur-dependent, subunit alpha — translation MFYSIKELVEQADLDFQGNVAELMITTEFELTGREREEVLLLMERNLEVMKASVQLGLNENKSRSGLTGGDAAKLDHYIKNGKNLSDYTILSAARNAIAVNEHNAKMGLVCATPTAGSAGCLPSVLTAAIEKLDLSHEQQLDFLFAAGAFGLVIANNASISGAEGGCQAEVGSASAMSAAALTLAAGGTPYQASQAIAFVIKNMLGLICDPVAGLVEVPCVKRNAMGASFAFIAADMALAGIESKIPVDEVIDAMYQVGASMPTAFRETAEGGLAATPTGRRLQKEIFGE, via the coding sequence ATGTTTTATTCTATCAAAGAATTGGTCGAGCAAGCAGATCTGGACTTTCAAGGAAATGTCGCAGAACTCATGATTACAACAGAGTTTGAATTGACCGGTCGTGAACGTGAAGAGGTTCTCCTTCTCATGGAACGCAATCTAGAAGTCATGAAAGCCTCTGTCCAACTTGGCCTCAATGAAAATAAATCTCGTAGTGGCCTGACAGGTGGAGATGCTGCCAAATTGGATCACTACATCAAAAACGGAAAAAACTTATCGGATTATACGATTCTCTCAGCTGCTCGAAATGCCATCGCAGTCAATGAACACAATGCTAAAATGGGCTTGGTCTGTGCCACTCCGACAGCAGGAAGTGCCGGCTGTCTGCCCTCAGTTCTAACTGCTGCAATTGAAAAATTAGACCTCAGCCACGAGCAACAGCTGGATTTCCTCTTTGCTGCTGGTGCCTTTGGACTAGTCATCGCAAACAATGCCTCTATCTCAGGTGCTGAAGGTGGCTGTCAGGCCGAGGTTGGTTCTGCCTCTGCTATGAGTGCTGCAGCCTTGACTCTGGCTGCTGGTGGGACACCTTATCAGGCCAGTCAAGCCATTGCCTTTGTCATTAAAAATATGCTGGGCCTCATCTGTGACCCTGTTGCTGGCTTGGTCGAAGTTCCTTGTGTCAAACGCAATGCCATGGGAGCCAGCTTTGCCTTTATCGCAGCAGACATGGCCCTGGCAGGTATCGAATCGAAAATCCCTGTGGATGAAGTTATCGATGCCATGTATCAAGTAGGCGCAAGTATGCCAACTGCCTTTCGTGAAACAGCTGAAGGTGGACTCGCTGCCACACCTACTGGTCGTCGCCTCCAAAAAGAAATTTTCGGAGAATAA
- the mnmA gene encoding tRNA 2-thiouridine(34) synthase MnmA translates to MSDNSKTRVVVGMSGGVDSSVTALLLKEQGYDVIGIFMKNWDDTDENGVCTATEDYKDVAAVADQIGIPYYSVNFEKEYWDRVFEYFLAEYRAGRTPNPDVMCNKEIKFKAFLDYAMTLGADYVATGHYARVARDEDGTVHMLRGVDNGKDQTYFLSQLSQEQLQKTMFPLGHLEKPEVRRLAEEAGLATAKKKDSTGICFIGEKNFKNFLSNYLPAQPGRMMTVDGRDMGEHAGLMYYTIGQRGGLGIGGQHGGDNAPWFVVGKDLSKNILYVGQGFYHDSLMSTSLEASQVHFTREMPEEFTLECTAKFRYRQPDSKVTVHVKGDKAEVIFEEPQRAITPGQAVVFYDGDECLGGGLIDNAYRDGQVCQYI, encoded by the coding sequence ATGAGTGATAACTCTAAAACACGTGTTGTCGTGGGGATGAGTGGTGGTGTTGATTCGTCGGTGACGGCTCTCTTGCTCAAGGAGCAGGGCTACGATGTGATCGGTATCTTCATGAAGAACTGGGATGACACAGATGAAAACGGCGTCTGTACGGCGACCGAAGATTATAAGGATGTGGCTGCGGTGGCAGACCAGATCGGCATTCCCTACTACTCTGTCAATTTTGAAAAAGAGTACTGGGACCGTGTCTTTGAGTATTTCTTAGCAGAATACCGTGCAGGGCGCACGCCAAATCCAGATGTTATGTGCAACAAGGAAATCAAGTTCAAGGCCTTTTTGGACTATGCCATGACCTTGGGTGCAGACTATGTAGCGACTGGGCATTATGCTCGAGTGGCGCGTGATGAGGATGGCACTGTTCACATGCTTCGTGGTGTGGACAATGGCAAGGATCAGACCTATTTCCTCAGCCAACTTTCGCAAGAACAACTCCAAAAAACTATGTTCCCTCTGGGGCATTTGGAAAAGCCTGAAGTTCGCAGACTAGCAGAAGAAGCAGGACTCGCGACTGCTAAGAAGAAAGACTCGACAGGGATTTGCTTTATCGGAGAAAAGAACTTTAAAAACTTCCTCAGCAACTACCTACCAGCTCAGCCTGGTCGCATGATGACTGTGGATGGTCGCGATATGGGCGAGCATGCAGGCCTTATGTACTATACAATCGGTCAGCGTGGCGGACTTGGTATCGGTGGACAACACGGCGGTGACAATGCCCCTTGGTTCGTTGTTGGAAAAGACCTAAGCAAGAATATCCTCTATGTCGGTCAAGGATTCTACCATGATTCGCTCATGTCAACAAGCCTTGAGGCCAGTCAAGTCCACTTTACTCGTGAAATGCCAGAAGAGTTTACGCTGGAATGTACGGCTAAATTCCGCTACCGTCAGCCTGATTCTAAGGTGACAGTACATGTCAAAGGAGACAAGGCAGAGGTCATCTTTGAGGAGCCGCAACGTGCGATTACACCAGGACAGGCAGTTGTCTTTTACGATGGCGATGAGTGTCTAGGTGGAGGTTTGATTGACAATGCTTACCGCGATGGACAAGTTTGTCAGTACATTTAG
- a CDS encoding HAD-IA family hydrolase gives MISISAIFFDLDGTLVDSSIGIHNAFTHTFKELGVPSPDAKTIRGFMGPPLESSFATCLPKEQISEAVQIYRSYYKAKGIHEAQLFPQIVDLLKELSSNYPLYITTTKNTPTAQDMTKNLGIYHFFDGIYGSSPKAPHKADVIRQALHAHQLAPEQAIIIGDTKFDMLGAQETGIQKLAVTWGFGEQADLLNYQPDYIAHKPLEVLAYFQ, from the coding sequence ATGATCTCTATCTCAGCTATCTTTTTTGATCTGGATGGAACCCTCGTTGACAGTTCTATCGGGATTCACAATGCCTTTACCCATACCTTTAAGGAGCTGGGGGTGCCTAGCCCTGATGCCAAAACGATTCGTGGTTTTATGGGACCGCCCCTTGAAAGTAGTTTTGCGACCTGCCTGCCCAAAGAACAAATTTCTGAAGCCGTGCAGATATACCGTTCTTACTACAAGGCAAAAGGTATCCATGAAGCTCAACTATTTCCTCAAATTGTAGACTTGCTTAAGGAGTTATCGAGCAATTACCCTCTTTATATCACCACTACAAAGAATACTCCAACCGCTCAAGACATGACTAAAAACTTGGGAATCTATCATTTCTTTGATGGCATTTATGGTTCCAGCCCTAAAGCACCCCATAAGGCAGATGTCATTCGCCAAGCCTTGCATGCACATCAACTAGCACCGGAACAAGCCATCATCATCGGAGATACCAAGTTTGATATGCTTGGAGCTCAAGAAACAGGCATTCAGAAATTGGCCGTCACTTGGGGATTTGGTGAGCAAGCAGATTTGCTCAACTATCAGCCTGATTATATCGCCCACAAACCATTAGAGGTTTTGGCCTATTTTCAATAA